The Bacillus oleivorans genome has a window encoding:
- a CDS encoding 5'-nucleotidase C-terminal domain-containing protein, whose translation MIKRFGKRVVSLAALTTLAVGTFFSPAGISTADAAETVKVQLLGLNDLHGRINNTFEEDYDGDGVKEKVGGLQYVASYFKEREAENPNTLLVHAGDMIGGSELISGAFQDEPVVEIMEEMGFDVGTLGNHEFDEGIAELQRMINGGAHPNGDPNYDGMNFPVVAANVFSKSTGELLVDPYAVKEVGGVKIGFIGVVTTETPNMIVKTGNEDLEIKSEVEAINKYVSELQAAGVEAIVVLAHNPVSQDGTGDNYTDNAAYIANHVNDAVDVIFAAHNHEEVIREIDNKLVIQAYEYSKAFSDVDLEIDPATGDIVGGTAEVVYADIEGVTADPGVLEIIEKYQTKVAAIENEYITDTAAAIEGGYATTGEVGDNALGNLIADGMAAEMDADFALMNGGGIRADLPAGEITYGDLYAVQPFGNYLVKFNVTGAELREIMNNQLSETYGPDYSISGFTYTWSERYDEVVDLLLPDGTPVDEDAEYSIVINNYMWDGDGIVDVVGGTYEEGPTDLDATINYMKSLPKPVTYEAEGRISEVQLLPSFTDVPARAVEDVNFLYNEGVVSGASETKFNSYGNVTRAEFAAMLVRGLGIYAEEEAPFKDIGYLNEQMQWEIAAAYEAGIVFGKSETEFAPADSIKREEMVAMLMRAFELVNEEPYVAEEEAPFTDLGMTNASFQAAIDAAYELGLINGFSEEKFAPKALTKRIDAASIVAEFLQY comes from the coding sequence ATGATTAAAAGATTCGGTAAACGAGTTGTTAGTTTAGCAGCTTTAACAACATTAGCTGTCGGAACTTTCTTTTCACCAGCAGGTATATCGACTGCTGATGCTGCTGAAACGGTTAAAGTTCAATTACTTGGTTTAAATGATCTTCACGGGCGTATTAACAATACGTTTGAAGAAGATTATGACGGTGATGGTGTAAAAGAAAAGGTTGGCGGTTTGCAATATGTAGCTTCTTATTTTAAAGAAAGAGAAGCCGAAAATCCTAATACTTTACTTGTCCATGCTGGAGATATGATTGGTGGAAGTGAATTAATCTCTGGTGCTTTCCAAGATGAACCGGTTGTTGAAATCATGGAAGAAATGGGCTTTGATGTGGGTACACTTGGAAACCATGAATTTGATGAAGGTATTGCTGAACTGCAACGTATGATCAATGGTGGAGCACATCCAAACGGTGATCCTAATTATGATGGTATGAATTTCCCTGTTGTAGCAGCGAACGTTTTCAGTAAATCAACGGGTGAACTATTAGTTGATCCGTATGCCGTAAAAGAAGTTGGCGGCGTTAAAATTGGATTTATCGGGGTCGTAACGACTGAAACTCCTAATATGATTGTTAAAACAGGAAATGAAGATTTAGAGATTAAGAGTGAAGTAGAAGCTATTAACAAATATGTATCTGAGCTACAAGCTGCCGGTGTAGAAGCAATTGTCGTTTTAGCTCATAACCCAGTTAGCCAAGATGGCACTGGTGATAACTACACTGACAACGCTGCATACATTGCCAATCATGTTAACGATGCGGTAGACGTTATTTTTGCAGCACACAATCACGAAGAGGTAATTAGAGAGATTGATAATAAATTAGTTATCCAAGCTTATGAATACAGTAAAGCTTTCTCTGATGTAGATTTAGAGATTGACCCTGCAACTGGAGACATCGTTGGCGGTACTGCTGAAGTGGTTTACGCTGATATCGAAGGAGTAACAGCAGATCCAGGTGTACTTGAAATTATTGAAAAATACCAAACAAAAGTAGCAGCGATTGAAAATGAGTATATCACTGATACAGCTGCTGCAATCGAAGGCGGCTATGCGACAACTGGAGAAGTTGGTGACAATGCGCTAGGTAACCTTATTGCAGATGGTATGGCGGCAGAAATGGATGCGGATTTCGCTTTAATGAACGGTGGAGGAATCCGTGCAGATCTTCCTGCTGGTGAAATCACTTATGGTGATCTTTATGCAGTTCAGCCCTTCGGTAACTATTTAGTGAAATTTAACGTTACAGGTGCTGAACTACGTGAAATCATGAATAACCAGCTTTCTGAAACGTACGGACCTGACTATTCGATCTCTGGCTTCACTTACACTTGGAGCGAAAGATATGATGAAGTAGTAGATTTATTGCTTCCAGACGGAACTCCAGTTGATGAAGATGCTGAGTACTCTATCGTTATCAACAACTATATGTGGGATGGCGACGGAATTGTTGATGTAGTGGGCGGAACTTATGAAGAAGGCCCAACTGATTTAGATGCTACTATCAACTATATGAAGTCTCTTCCAAAACCTGTAACCTATGAAGCTGAGGGACGTATCTCTGAAGTTCAACTTCTTCCAAGCTTTACAGATGTACCTGCCCGTGCTGTGGAGGATGTTAATTTCCTTTACAACGAGGGTGTTGTAAGCGGTGCGTCTGAAACTAAGTTTAACTCTTACGGTAATGTAACACGTGCAGAGTTTGCAGCTATGTTAGTTCGTGGATTAGGCATTTATGCTGAAGAAGAAGCACCATTTAAGGATATTGGTTACTTGAATGAACAGATGCAATGGGAAATTGCAGCGGCTTATGAAGCTGGTATCGTATTTGGTAAATCTGAAACTGAATTTGCTCCAGCTGACAGCATTAAGCGTGAAGAAATGGTTGCGATGTTAATGCGTGCTTTTGAATTAGTCAACGAAGAACCATATGTGGCCGAGGAAGAAGCACCATTTACGGATCTTGGCATGACAAATGCAAGCTTCCAAGCAGCCATT
- the fabG gene encoding 3-oxoacyl-ACP reductase FabG codes for MNTLENQVAVVTGASRGIGKEISKRLASEGAHVFIVDINQSSLYETCDALKGEGLSVEAIVADITNEQSVQELFTCVKEKYGKADILINNAGIIRDNLLFKMSSEDWENVINVHLKGTFLCSKYAQKLMVENQYGRIINLSSVSALGSRGQANYAAAKAGIQGFTKTLAIELGKYNITVNAIAPGFIKTDMTRAVADRLGISFNELIEVKVKQIPVNRAGKPEDIAQAASFFASPDSSFISGQVLYVAGGPRA; via the coding sequence ATGAATACCCTTGAAAATCAGGTGGCAGTTGTGACAGGTGCAAGCAGAGGCATTGGCAAAGAAATCTCTAAAAGGCTTGCCTCAGAAGGAGCACATGTTTTTATAGTTGACATTAATCAAAGTTCTTTATATGAAACTTGTGACGCATTGAAGGGGGAAGGTCTTTCTGTTGAAGCAATCGTTGCCGATATTACGAATGAACAGTCTGTCCAAGAGCTTTTTACTTGTGTGAAAGAGAAGTATGGAAAAGCAGATATCTTAATCAACAATGCAGGGATTATCCGGGATAATCTATTGTTTAAAATGAGTTCCGAGGACTGGGAAAATGTAATCAATGTCCATTTAAAAGGGACTTTTCTTTGTAGTAAATATGCCCAGAAATTAATGGTTGAAAACCAGTATGGGAGGATCATAAATTTATCCTCTGTCTCAGCTTTGGGAAGCAGGGGGCAGGCCAATTATGCTGCAGCCAAAGCTGGAATCCAGGGTTTTACGAAGACATTGGCTATCGAGCTTGGGAAGTACAATATTACAGTAAATGCCATTGCGCCAGGGTTTATAAAGACAGATATGACAAGAGCTGTTGCGGATCGGCTCGGTATATCATTTAATGAGTTAATTGAAGTAAAAGTCAAACAAATTCCGGTAAATAGGGCGGGTAAACCTGAGGATATTGCACAGGCTGCAAGCTTCTTTGCTAGTCCTGATTCTTCTTTTATAAGCGGCCAGGTATTATATGTTGCCGGCGGACCAAGAGCATAG